In Anser cygnoides isolate HZ-2024a breed goose chromosome 16, Taihu_goose_T2T_genome, whole genome shotgun sequence, one genomic interval encodes:
- the LOC125180448 gene encoding bactericidal permeability-increasing protein-like, translating to MTETGPAMGLASPAPGGTATACHAPRSRSCPRAEEGLSAPGHPPSGAAPALLCLLLLLAACSPATGSSPGIKGRVTQRALEYGRHFGLELLRSLLQKEHELNLQGSYRPPFLGELQYTVPRIHIHELQMNDSSVDFAEDVGVRLAVQGARIQLSADWGAQLGTFQDSGVVRLRVGDLAVAVVLGLSVDEGGRPAVWAAGCDARGTDLHVEFHRGQSWLYNLLVPLLRRTLRQQLNKQLCVELQKSISRLEASLKRMRVSPQLDPFAAIDLSLLGRPAITAEHGDVSLKGEFFGVDRRWQSPFSPKPVGLPEAREPMLLLAVTEFVANSAAFVYFTAGALRRNISGEALPRRFPLQLRTKSLGVFSPQLQEHFPDLPMELHLSARRQPLLSCRPDALHGTLFGSAEAFVVLPNATRVPAFLLDIDANVTGKPTITGNRLGGTVRLTSLSVAQVTSQVGPLQVKKLENVLKFGLWLFGVPWANKRLRSGVALPTPRGLSLEHPRLSLHEGFMLLATDLRYEP from the exons ATGACGGAAACGGGACCCGCGATGGGACTCGCGTCCCCCGCGCCGGGTGGCACCGCCACCGCCTGCCACG cccccagGTCACgcagctgccccagggctgAAGAGGGGCTCTCGGCCCCTGGCCACCCACCGAGCGGCGCAGCCCCGGcgctgctctgcctcctgctcctgctggccgCCTGCTCGCCCGCCACTGGCTCCAGCCCCGGCATCAAGGGCCGGGTGACCCAGAGGGCCCTGGAGTACG gccgGCACtttgggctggagctgctccggtcgctgctgcagaaggagcaCGAGCTGAACCTGCAGGGCTCCTACCGGCCCCCCTTCCTGGGGGAGCTCCAGTACACCGTGCCCCG GATCCACATCCACGAGCTGCAGATGAACGACTCTTCCGTGGACTTCGCCGAGGACGTGGGCGTGCGGCTGGCGGTGCAGGGCGCCCGCATCCAGCTCAGCGCCGACTGGGGCGCGCAGCTGGGCACCTT CCAGGACAGCGGCGTGGTGCGGCTGCGCGTGGGCGACCTGGCCGTGgcggtggtgctggggctgagcgtGGACGAGGGCGGCCGCCCCGCCGTGTGGGCTGCCGGTTGCGATGCCCGCGGCACCGACCTGCACGTGGAGTTTCACCGGGGACAGAG CTGGCTCTACAACCTCCTGGTGCCGCTGCTCCGGAGAACCCTGCGGCAGCAGCTGAACAAGCAG ctctgcGTCGAGCTCCAGAAGAGCATCAGCAGGCTGGAGGCCTCCCTGAAGCGCATGCGAG TGTCCCCCCAGCTCGACCCCTTCGCTGCCATCGACCTCTCCTTGCTGGGCCGCCCGGCGATCACGGCGGAGCACGGGGACGTCAGCCTCAAG GGTGAGTTCTTCGGGGTGGACCGGCGCTGGCAGAGCCCCTTCTCACCCAAGCCGGTGGGGCTGCCCGAGGCGCGCGAGcccatgctgctgctggccgtCACCGAGTTCGTCGCCAACTCCGCCGCCTTCGTGTACTTCACGGCCGGGGCCCTGCGCAGGAACATCTCCGGCGAGgcg ctcccGCGGCGCTTCCCCCTCCAGCTGAGGACCAAGAGCTTGGGGGTCTTCTCCCCGCAG ctgcaggagcacttcCCCGACCTGCCCATGGAGCTGCACCTCTCGGCCCGCcggcagcccctgctctcctgccgCCCCGACGCCCTGCACGGGACCCTCTTCGGCTCCGCCGAGGCCTTCGTGGTGCTGCCCAACGCCACCCGCgtgcctgccttcctgctggACATC GACGCCAACGTGACGGGGAAGCCGACCATCACGGGGAACAGGCTGGGGGGCACCGTGCGGCTGACgag CCTCAGCGTGGCGCAGGTGACCTCGCAGGTGGGCCCGCTGCAG GTGAAGAAGCTGGAGAACGTGCTGAAGTTCGGGCTTTGGCTTTTCGGGGTGCCCTGGGCAAACA AGCGGCTCCGTTCCGGCGTCGCGCTTCCCACCCCCCGCGGCCTCAGCCTGGAGCACCCACGCCTCTCGCTGCACGAG GGCTTCATGCTCCTCGCCACGGACCTGCGGTACGAGCCCTGA
- the ID1 gene encoding DNA-binding protein inhibitor ID-1, with translation MKVAAVAPSPLPAGPGGALKAVRPGEAARCGPGPGPGAIAAEQAAAALLYDMKGCYSRLRALVPTLPRHRRVSKVELLQHVIDYIWDLQLALQPGPPRPPAAAEPPEAPCMPAADRILCR, from the exons ATGAAGGTCGCCGCCGTCGCCCCGTCGCCGCTGCCCGCCGGTCCCGGCGGGGCGCTGAAGGCGGTGCGGCCCGGGGAGGCCGCCCgctgcgggccggggccgggcccgggggcgATCGCGGCGGAGCAGGCGGCGGCCGCGCTGCTGTACGACATGAAGGGCTGCTACTCGCGGCTGCGGGCGCTGGTGCCCACCCTGCCGCGGCACCGGCGGGTCTCCAaggtggagctgctgcagcatgtCATCGACTACATCTGGGACCTGCAGCTCGCGCTGCAgcccgggcccccccggccccccgccgccgccgagccccccgaG GCTCCGTGCATGCCCGCTGCCGACCGCATCCTGTGCCGCTGA